In Halopelagius longus, a genomic segment contains:
- a CDS encoding dihydrodipicolinate synthase family protein, whose amino-acid sequence MPLSKSGVRQHLRGVAAGLLTPFDDELLVEHPKLEANANALYDAGIRTFLASANISEYHSLSQTERVDVTETAVDALPSDACVLAGVGGSTPDAQELIRAYDRIGVDAMMVMPPDHTYIHERGLIRYYEKLDAATETPLVPYVKGFDPSVSYLRNLADVDGVVGVKYAIEDAVKLGAATSSSPDDVVWMNGLAEPFAVSFWNEGIEGFSAGVSNFRPEVGLELYDALESGEWERARRIRNISLPYQNFRDETGENNTIEGAISVSAVKKGLELAGLHGGDVRDPIEPLSPADERRAEELYEQLDDDIERVIA is encoded by the coding sequence ATGCCACTTTCCAAGAGCGGTGTGCGTCAGCACCTGCGTGGCGTCGCTGCCGGACTCCTCACCCCGTTCGATGACGAACTCCTCGTCGAACACCCTAAATTGGAAGCGAACGCGAACGCGCTTTACGACGCCGGAATCCGGACGTTCCTCGCGTCCGCGAACATCAGCGAGTACCACTCGCTCTCTCAGACCGAGCGGGTAGACGTGACGGAGACGGCCGTCGACGCGCTTCCCTCGGACGCCTGCGTCCTCGCCGGCGTCGGCGGGAGCACGCCGGACGCACAGGAGCTTATCCGAGCGTACGACAGAATCGGCGTGGACGCGATGATGGTGATGCCGCCGGACCACACCTACATCCACGAACGCGGACTCATCCGCTACTACGAGAAACTCGACGCCGCGACGGAGACGCCCCTCGTCCCGTACGTCAAGGGGTTCGACCCGTCCGTCTCGTACCTCCGCAACCTCGCGGACGTCGACGGCGTCGTCGGCGTCAAGTACGCCATCGAGGACGCGGTGAAACTCGGCGCGGCGACCAGTTCCTCCCCCGACGACGTGGTGTGGATGAACGGCCTCGCGGAACCGTTCGCCGTCTCGTTTTGGAACGAGGGTATCGAGGGGTTCTCCGCCGGCGTCAGCAACTTCCGGCCGGAGGTCGGACTCGAACTGTACGACGCCCTCGAATCGGGGGAGTGGGAGCGCGCCCGCCGAATCCGCAACATCAGCCTCCCCTATCAGAACTTCCGCGACGAAACCGGGGAGAACAACACCATCGAGGGCGCGATAAGCGTCTCCGCCGTGAAGAAGGGACTCGAACTCGCCGGCCTCCACGGCGGCGACGTTCGCGACCCCATCGAACCGCTCTCGCCCGCGGACGAACGCCGCGCCGAGGAACTCTACGAGCAACTCGACGACGACATCGAACGTGTCATCGCCTGA
- a CDS encoding Gfo/Idh/MocA family protein yields the protein MREIGIVMNGVTGRMGTNQHLIRSILALRDEGGVELPSGERVMPNPLLVGRNERKLRELSEEHGVERWTADPDLESCLEGDDEIYFDSQVTPRRPEALLKAIEAGKDVYCEKPLGTNLDTALEVARAAERSGVKHGIVQDKLWLPGLQKLRRLLDQGFFGEVLSVDVDFGYWVFTGHDQPAQRPSWNYRAEDGGGIIDDMFSHWSYVLENLFGRVESVTCLGKTHIPRRVDEQGNEYEATAEDAAYAILELEGDIVAQINSSWTVRVNRDDLLEIQVDGTEGSAVAGLRECKTQHRANTPKPEWNPDTPTEHDFTDDWERVPDNGEFENAFKRQWAEFIRHVVADEPFPWDFRSGARGVQLTEASHRSWDERRRVELDELPV from the coding sequence ATGCGAGAGATAGGTATCGTCATGAACGGCGTAACGGGACGGATGGGAACGAACCAACACCTCATCCGGTCGATATTGGCCCTCCGCGACGAAGGCGGGGTCGAGTTACCGAGCGGAGAGCGGGTGATGCCCAATCCGCTGCTCGTCGGACGGAACGAGCGCAAACTTCGGGAGTTGAGCGAGGAACACGGTGTCGAGCGCTGGACCGCCGACCCCGACCTCGAATCCTGCTTGGAGGGCGACGACGAGATTTACTTCGACTCGCAGGTCACGCCACGGCGACCGGAAGCGCTCCTGAAGGCCATCGAGGCCGGAAAGGACGTCTACTGCGAGAAACCGCTCGGAACGAACTTAGACACCGCGCTGGAGGTCGCTCGCGCCGCCGAACGGAGCGGCGTCAAACACGGGATCGTGCAGGACAAACTGTGGCTCCCCGGACTGCAGAAACTCCGGCGACTGCTCGATCAGGGGTTCTTCGGCGAGGTGCTCTCCGTGGACGTCGACTTCGGATACTGGGTGTTCACCGGGCACGACCAACCGGCACAGCGCCCGTCGTGGAACTACCGCGCGGAGGACGGCGGCGGAATCATCGACGACATGTTCTCCCACTGGAGCTACGTGCTGGAGAACCTCTTCGGGCGGGTCGAATCGGTCACCTGCCTCGGGAAGACGCACATCCCCCGCCGCGTGGACGAACAGGGTAACGAGTACGAGGCGACGGCCGAGGACGCGGCCTACGCCATCCTCGAACTCGAAGGCGATATCGTCGCGCAGATAAACTCCTCGTGGACGGTGCGGGTCAACCGCGACGACCTGCTCGAAATTCAGGTCGACGGGACGGAGGGAAGCGCCGTCGCCGGACTTCGCGAGTGTAAGACCCAACACCGGGCGAACACGCCGAAGCCCGAGTGGAACCCCGACACGCCGACGGAACACGACTTCACCGACGACTGGGAACGAGTACCCGACAACGGCGAGTTCGAGAACGCGTTCAAGCGGCAGTGGGCGGAGTTCATCCGCCACGTCGTCGCCGACGAACCGTTCCCGTGGGACTTCCGAAGCGGAGCGAGGGGGGTCCAACTCACCGAGGCGAGCCACCGGTCGTGGGACGAACGCCGCCGCGTCGAACTCGACGAACTGCCGGTGTAA
- a CDS encoding dihydrodipicolinate synthase family protein, producing the protein MRESYKQVKDAIKGGVIPATVTPLTPDLEVAEDDLYGHIRNLTSTDGIVATVANAHSGECKMSPPEDKERVIEIHQEASEDAMVFSGIHGESTAMAVEEARRAEAAGADALMPVPIDVYSHGDPDIIVEYYSDIADAVDIPLIAFQFGNFGDIAQPVSAYVELCKLDGVVALKNATFDVTRYEETVRALEPYRDEFTLMTGEDVFLYHSYLLGAETALISYANLVPDMHVEKLRAVREGDIERARELRSEMLPLTNFLFGEPVGRNRNRIKAALQMQGVFEHDTVRPPAQTLDPEERDRLREILQDMDRL; encoded by the coding sequence ATGCGAGAGAGCTACAAGCAGGTGAAAGATGCGATCAAAGGTGGAGTCATCCCGGCGACCGTCACCCCACTCACACCCGACCTCGAAGTCGCGGAAGACGACCTCTACGGGCACATCCGTAACCTCACCTCGACGGACGGTATCGTCGCCACCGTCGCGAATGCCCACTCGGGCGAGTGTAAGATGTCTCCGCCGGAGGACAAGGAGCGAGTCATCGAAATCCATCAGGAGGCCTCCGAGGACGCGATGGTGTTCTCGGGCATCCACGGCGAGAGCACCGCTATGGCCGTCGAAGAGGCGAGGCGGGCCGAAGCGGCCGGCGCCGACGCCCTCATGCCCGTCCCCATCGACGTCTACAGCCACGGCGACCCCGACATAATCGTCGAGTACTACAGCGACATCGCCGACGCCGTGGACATCCCGCTCATCGCCTTCCAGTTCGGCAACTTCGGCGACATCGCCCAACCGGTCAGCGCCTACGTCGAACTCTGCAAGCTAGACGGCGTCGTCGCCCTCAAGAACGCCACCTTCGACGTCACTCGCTACGAGGAGACCGTCCGCGCCCTCGAACCCTACCGCGACGAGTTCACCCTCATGACCGGCGAGGACGTGTTCCTCTATCACTCCTACCTCCTCGGGGCCGAAACCGCCCTCATCTCCTACGCCAACCTCGTCCCCGACATGCACGTCGAGAAACTCCGCGCCGTCCGGGAAGGCGACATAGAACGCGCGAGGGAACTCCGCTCCGAGATGCTCCCGCTGACGAACTTCCTGTTCGGAGAACCCGTCGGCCGCAACCGCAACCGCATCAAAGCCGCCCTCCAGATGCAGGGCGTCTTCGAACACGACACCGTCCGTCCGCCCGCCCAGACTCTCGACCCGGAGGAACGCGACCGTCTCCGCGAAATCCTCCAGGACATGGACCGCCTGTAA
- a CDS encoding Gfo/Idh/MocA family protein has translation MESQTESSPVTVGLVGLGSLGRRLGRQFVELPRSDLVALSDVDGDSLAAAGRELDVPESARYESYEKMLDSEALDAVAIATPNGLHYEQTTAALDRDLHVLCEKPLATSVEDGYEVMQRSESSDRTVMVGYQRHLNPAYVLARKRWALGDREPRFVTGEITHDWRSCYEEMDGWRMDPHLSGGGHLLNVGTHIVDAILWTTGLSPTHVYASVDFHDDEQVFDRQSSTTVEFEEDAVANVSDTGVVARTREHVHVWDEEGAVYLEGREWDDRTGYVIDAEGTEKSPYHGYDRRLSKGTAFLDAIETGEVPPATARDGLKALVVTMAAYESGRRNERVALDELYPAAADIFE, from the coding sequence ATGGAGAGCCAGACTGAATCTTCCCCCGTTACAGTCGGACTCGTCGGCCTCGGAAGCCTCGGACGGAGACTCGGCCGCCAGTTCGTCGAACTGCCCCGCTCGGACCTCGTCGCGCTTTCGGACGTCGACGGCGACAGTCTCGCGGCCGCCGGACGCGAACTCGACGTCCCGGAGTCCGCTCGGTACGAATCGTACGAGAAGATGCTCGACTCGGAGGCGTTGGACGCGGTGGCGATAGCGACGCCCAACGGACTCCACTACGAGCAGACGACGGCCGCACTCGACCGCGACCTGCACGTGCTCTGTGAGAAACCGCTCGCGACGAGCGTCGAGGACGGGTACGAGGTCATGCAGCGGTCGGAGTCGAGCGACCGGACGGTGATGGTGGGCTACCAGCGGCATCTGAATCCGGCGTACGTACTCGCCCGGAAGCGGTGGGCGTTGGGCGACCGGGAACCGAGGTTCGTCACCGGGGAGATAACGCACGACTGGCGGTCGTGCTACGAGGAGATGGACGGCTGGCGGATGGACCCCCACCTGAGCGGCGGCGGTCACCTCCTGAACGTCGGGACGCACATCGTCGATGCGATTCTGTGGACGACGGGACTCTCCCCGACGCACGTCTACGCGTCCGTCGATTTCCACGACGACGAGCAGGTGTTCGACCGGCAGTCCTCCACCACCGTCGAGTTCGAGGAGGACGCGGTGGCGAACGTCTCCGACACCGGCGTCGTCGCCCGAACCCGCGAACACGTCCACGTCTGGGACGAAGAGGGGGCGGTCTACCTCGAAGGCCGGGAGTGGGACGACCGAACCGGCTACGTCATCGACGCCGAGGGGACCGAAAAGAGCCCGTACCACGGCTACGACCGCCGACTGAGCAAGGGCACCGCGTTCCTCGACGCGATAGAGACGGGCGAGGTTCCGCCGGCCACCGCCCGCGACGGACTCAAAGCGCTGGTCGTCACGATGGCCGCCTACGAGTCGGGGCGTCGGAACGAACGCGTCGCCCTCGACGAACTCTACCCCGCGGCCGCCGATATCTTCGAGTGA
- a CDS encoding glycoside hydrolase family 88 protein: MSPDPASTAERVASHLRSLDVDGQSWITGVSINGLLAEGSEESVRAAKSLVDRAVATQDDDGQLGYGPSYPIEVFSHGREYEASWELTVKKCMNTNNTTAIGHGVLDFYERTGDDRYLDAAAREYESLRSFDRTEDGGIPHHDPEVAGIKSLWIDSVYMMCPFFSRYGAAADDEDAYDEAVEQLLVHADHLRDPRTGLFRHIWVETPDHYPQGTFWARGNGWAAAAAVDVLERLPDAHPRRDELVDLFADHCETLLPLQDGSGFWHNLVDDTDTPLESSGTLMFAYAFARGIEQGILDESEYRQPAADALEAVTRVVDDEGAVRRIAGPPGGPEAPLTVTPYGQGWYLMAASALD, from the coding sequence ATGTCACCAGACCCTGCATCAACAGCTGAACGTGTTGCATCGCATCTCCGCTCGCTTGACGTCGACGGGCAGTCGTGGATCACCGGCGTCTCCATCAACGGGTTGCTCGCAGAGGGAAGCGAGGAATCCGTTCGCGCGGCCAAATCGCTCGTCGATAGAGCGGTCGCGACACAGGACGACGACGGCCAACTCGGCTACGGTCCGAGCTACCCCATCGAAGTGTTCAGCCACGGCCGAGAGTACGAGGCGAGTTGGGAGTTGACCGTCAAGAAGTGCATGAACACGAACAACACCACCGCTATCGGACACGGCGTCCTCGACTTCTACGAACGGACGGGCGACGACCGGTATCTCGACGCGGCCGCCCGCGAGTACGAGTCGCTCCGCTCGTTCGACCGAACCGAAGACGGGGGAATCCCGCACCACGACCCCGAGGTTGCGGGCATCAAGTCGCTGTGGATCGACTCGGTGTACATGATGTGTCCGTTCTTCAGTCGATACGGCGCGGCGGCGGACGACGAGGACGCCTACGACGAGGCGGTCGAGCAGTTACTGGTCCACGCCGACCACCTCCGCGACCCTCGAACCGGACTGTTCCGCCACATCTGGGTCGAGACGCCCGACCACTACCCGCAGGGGACGTTCTGGGCGCGCGGGAACGGGTGGGCGGCCGCCGCGGCCGTCGACGTCCTCGAACGCCTGCCCGACGCTCACCCTCGCCGAGACGAACTCGTCGACCTGTTCGCGGACCACTGCGAGACGCTGCTCCCACTGCAGGACGGGAGCGGGTTCTGGCACAACCTCGTCGACGACACCGACACGCCGTTGGAGTCGTCCGGCACGCTGATGTTCGCGTACGCGTTCGCCCGCGGTATCGAACAGGGGATTCTCGACGAGTCGGAGTACCGCCAGCCCGCGGCGGACGCCCTCGAAGCGGTCACCCGCGTCGTCGACGACGAAGGGGCGGTGAGGCGAATCGCGGGGCCGCCCGGCGGACCGGAGGCACCCCTGACGGTGACGCCGTACGGACAGGGCTGGTATCTCATGGCCGCGTCGGCCCTCGACTGA
- a CDS encoding HAD family hydrolase, protein MYDTLVFDLDSTLYQSPELIDYRTELTIDWIAEQSNLDQRSPQSFYQNLSDEFQHPYDGFTSIGLTIDDYFENVSYEITPSDFVQKNEALAKIFSRVESEIIITSLAPHSYIREMIDTIGVSEHVSAIYNPYQDADSHSKYSIYKQFSDGDVLVTGDSYARDIQPAIELDFDTVHLDPDCSIHESHPCIDRIEEIESYIPTSNS, encoded by the coding sequence GTGTATGACACGCTTGTTTTCGATTTAGATAGTACACTGTATCAGAGTCCGGAACTCATCGACTATAGAACTGAACTTACGATAGACTGGATAGCAGAGCAATCGAACCTCGACCAAAGATCACCCCAGTCGTTTTACCAGAATCTCTCCGACGAATTTCAGCATCCCTACGACGGGTTCACCTCTATCGGACTCACGATCGATGATTATTTTGAGAACGTCTCTTACGAGATAACGCCATCCGACTTTGTACAAAAGAACGAGGCTCTTGCCAAGATATTTTCGAGAGTAGAATCGGAGATTATTATAACCTCACTCGCCCCTCATTCCTATATTCGAGAAATGATAGATACGATCGGAGTTAGCGAACATGTCTCTGCGATCTACAACCCATATCAGGATGCGGATTCGCACAGTAAATATAGTATCTACAAACAGTTCTCCGATGGAGATGTTCTAGTGACTGGCGACTCATACGCAAGAGATATTCAACCAGCTATCGAGCTTGACTTCGATACCGTACATCTGGACCCGGACTGCTCAATTCACGAGTCTCATCCGTGTATAGACCGTATCGAAGAAATAGAAAGTTACATTCCAACATCCAATTCGTGA
- a CDS encoding GNAT family N-acetyltransferase produces the protein MEIRDARPSDADAVRATHSDSIEGLGTEAYSDKQVDAWAEGCESADYTPAIESEKSEFVVAEADGKVVAFGSLKRAPPEGYEADVDAEVTGVYVHPSVARDGVGTRIYEELERRARARDVRTLGLSASLNAVPFYENCGYERIREYAHEFSSHESTGVTGVVVEMKKEL, from the coding sequence ATGGAAATCCGCGACGCGAGGCCATCCGATGCCGACGCCGTTCGAGCGACTCACTCCGATTCTATCGAAGGACTCGGAACCGAGGCGTACAGCGACAAACAGGTCGATGCATGGGCGGAGGGATGTGAATCCGCAGACTACACCCCGGCTATCGAGTCCGAGAAATCGGAGTTCGTCGTAGCCGAGGCTGACGGCAAAGTCGTGGCGTTCGGGTCTCTGAAACGTGCGCCTCCCGAGGGATACGAGGCGGACGTAGATGCAGAAGTTACGGGCGTCTACGTCCACCCGTCTGTCGCCCGGGACGGCGTCGGGACGCGTATCTACGAGGAACTCGAACGACGAGCGCGAGCGCGGGACGTGCGGACGCTCGGACTCTCGGCGTCCCTCAACGCGGTACCGTTCTACGAGAACTGCGGCTACGAACGAATCAGGGAGTACGCGCACGAGTTTTCGAGTCACGAATCGACGGGCGTGACCGGCGTCGTCGTCGAAATGAAGAAGGAACTCTAA
- a CDS encoding DUF362 domain-containing protein, with protein MSSDSGESPANHLSVPEDVILEACGHPELPEMGVIEQVWETDPIPPGEVGERAADAVESLSFAGVPDGGTVALGVGSRGIHNLPDIVAGVVAAVSDAGYEPFVFPAMGSHGGATGEGQREMLNELGVTEERIGCEIRSSMDVVEVGRTPDRDVPVVADANAVEADAIVPINRVKPHTDFDGSVESGLSKMLVIGMGKQRGAQIAHKWAVDWSFRNMIPEITEQLLAELPVVGGVAIVEDQHDETTLVEGVPPSGFLDRERELLELAYDLMPKLPFDELDLVVFDRQGKEISGQGMDTNVIGRRPFSINEPAPEKPDIKRIYTRALTEKTHGNAMGMGSADVVHEDIAADLEATTTLINALTASTIRGVKLPPVVESDRAGMVAALSTIGVVDPDTVRVIRAADTMHLHRMYASTALVEEARSRDDLRVVEEPEPIAFEDGQFAAPSLRE; from the coding sequence ATGAGCTCCGACAGCGGTGAGAGTCCGGCGAACCATCTCTCTGTTCCGGAGGACGTCATCCTCGAAGCGTGCGGACATCCGGAGTTACCCGAGATGGGAGTCATCGAACAGGTGTGGGAGACGGATCCGATCCCGCCCGGCGAGGTGGGCGAACGCGCCGCGGACGCCGTCGAATCGCTCTCCTTTGCCGGCGTCCCCGACGGCGGCACGGTGGCGCTCGGCGTCGGGAGTCGCGGCATCCACAACCTCCCCGACATCGTCGCGGGCGTCGTCGCCGCCGTCTCCGATGCGGGCTACGAACCGTTCGTCTTCCCGGCGATGGGAAGCCACGGCGGCGCGACCGGCGAGGGGCAACGGGAGATGCTGAACGAACTCGGCGTGACCGAGGAGCGAATCGGTTGCGAGATTCGGTCGAGCATGGACGTCGTCGAAGTCGGGCGGACGCCCGACCGCGACGTGCCGGTCGTCGCCGACGCCAACGCCGTCGAGGCCGACGCCATCGTCCCGATCAACCGCGTGAAGCCGCACACGGACTTCGACGGCTCCGTCGAGAGCGGTCTCTCGAAGATGCTCGTCATCGGGATGGGCAAACAGCGCGGCGCACAGATCGCCCACAAGTGGGCCGTCGACTGGAGTTTCCGGAACATGATCCCGGAGATAACGGAGCAGTTGTTGGCGGAACTCCCCGTCGTCGGCGGCGTCGCCATCGTCGAGGACCAACACGACGAGACGACGCTCGTCGAGGGGGTGCCGCCGAGCGGCTTCCTCGACCGGGAGCGGGAACTGCTGGAACTCGCGTACGACCTCATGCCGAAACTCCCGTTCGACGAACTCGACTTGGTGGTGTTCGACCGCCAGGGCAAGGAGATAAGCGGGCAGGGTATGGACACGAACGTCATCGGCAGGCGGCCGTTCTCCATCAACGAACCCGCCCCGGAGAAACCTGACATAAAGCGCATCTACACGCGCGCGTTGACGGAGAAGACCCACGGCAACGCGATGGGGATGGGTTCCGCCGACGTCGTCCACGAGGACATCGCCGCCGACCTGGAGGCGACGACGACGCTCATCAACGCGCTCACCGCCAGCACCATCCGCGGCGTGAAACTCCCGCCGGTCGTCGAGTCGGACCGCGCGGGGATGGTCGCCGCGCTTTCGACCATCGGCGTCGTCGACCCCGACACTGTGCGCGTGATCCGCGCCGCCGACACGATGCACCTGCACCGCATGTACGCCTCGACCGCGCTCGTCGAGGAGGCTCGTTCGCGCGACGACCTGCGCGTCGTCGAGGAACCCGAACCGATCGCGTTCGAGGACGGGCAGTTCGCCGCCCCGTCGCTCCGCGAATAA
- a CDS encoding glycerate kinase type-2 family protein encodes MIRNRDALASSRDHELALDCIEAAIDAAAPEAAVRSNVGLDGDVLTVRGTDYDLARYDEVLLVGGGKAAGGVARTLESMLGDRLSDGLVVTKQPVEAETVRSAVGDHPLPSERNVAATADLLELVDAADERTLVLSVLTGGASALLTAPAGELAVSDLRETTERLLEGGVPIGEINAVRKHLSTSKGGQLASRASPATVVGLLLSDVVGDDPSVIGSGPTVPDETTFDDALAVFERYDIDPPAAVRGYLASGADGDAAETPFADDPAFDAVENHVVGGNATALDAARSVAADAGYEPLLLSSRLRGEAREAAKTLVAVGEECAATGNPVEPPAVLLGGGECTVSVAGEGGRGGPNQELVLSAALELDEPHVVAAVDTDGEDGSSDVAGAVADDSTATDAEDARAHLAANDAGTYLSDAGATIRTGPTGTNVNDVVVVVVPE; translated from the coding sequence GTGATACGCAACCGAGACGCCCTCGCGAGTAGTCGCGACCACGAACTCGCGCTCGACTGCATCGAAGCCGCTATCGACGCGGCGGCACCGGAGGCGGCCGTCCGGTCGAACGTCGGACTCGACGGGGACGTACTCACCGTCCGCGGCACCGACTACGACCTCGCCCGGTACGACGAGGTTCTCCTCGTCGGCGGCGGGAAGGCGGCCGGCGGCGTCGCCCGGACGCTCGAGTCGATGCTCGGAGACCGACTCTCCGACGGACTCGTCGTCACGAAACAACCGGTCGAGGCGGAGACGGTCCGCTCCGCTGTCGGAGACCATCCCCTCCCCTCGGAGCGCAACGTGGCGGCGACCGCTGACCTGCTGGAACTCGTCGACGCGGCCGACGAGCGAACGCTCGTACTGTCCGTGCTGACCGGCGGGGCGAGCGCGCTTCTCACGGCCCCCGCGGGCGAACTCGCGGTGTCGGACCTCCGAGAGACGACGGAGCGACTGCTCGAAGGCGGCGTCCCCATCGGCGAGATCAACGCCGTCAGAAAGCACCTCTCGACGAGCAAGGGGGGACAACTGGCAAGCCGGGCGTCGCCCGCGACGGTCGTCGGACTCCTCCTCTCGGACGTGGTCGGCGACGACCCCTCCGTGATCGGAAGCGGTCCGACGGTCCCCGACGAGACGACGTTCGACGACGCTCTCGCGGTCTTCGAGCGGTACGATATCGACCCGCCGGCGGCCGTTCGGGGCTACCTCGCTTCCGGCGCGGACGGGGACGCCGCCGAGACGCCGTTCGCGGACGACCCGGCGTTCGACGCCGTCGAGAACCACGTCGTCGGAGGCAACGCCACCGCCTTGGACGCCGCGCGGTCGGTCGCCGCCGACGCTGGCTACGAACCGTTGCTTCTCTCCTCGCGTCTGCGGGGCGAGGCGCGCGAGGCGGCGAAGACGCTAGTCGCCGTCGGCGAGGAGTGCGCGGCGACGGGAAATCCGGTCGAACCGCCGGCGGTCCTCCTCGGCGGCGGCGAGTGCACCGTCAGCGTCGCGGGCGAGGGGGGACGCGGCGGGCCGAACCAGGAACTCGTCCTCTCGGCGGCGCTCGAACTCGACGAACCGCACGTCGTCGCCGCCGTCGACACCGACGGCGAGGACGGAAGTTCGGACGTCGCGGGTGCGGTCGCCGACGACTCGACGGCGACGGACGCCGAGGACGCGCGGGCGCACCTCGCGGCGAACGACGCCGGGACGTACCTCTCCGACGCCGGTGCGACGATTCGCACGGGGCCGACCGGTACGAACGTCAACGACGTCGTCGTGGTCGTCGTCCCCGAGTGA
- a CDS encoding alpha/beta hydrolase family protein, translating into MVDHQFDYGEWTGHVSESTTQVCTYGGETGITFTAWQKTFRDELREVLGFPVIRDNGATDLDPRRRETRDVEAGAGQNYERQTWSVETERGFRVPFHLLLPSSADPPYPVVLALHGHAESGKDLAAGVVESDADRRRVSEERRDIARQAVERGFAALAPDMRAFGELARGREEGEEGSGSTDGGRACTRWQKTAQLVGRSLVGERVWDALRLVEFVERRPELDDDRIAVTGHSGGGMVALFSAALDERLSPAAPCASVCSFDHSIVPIDHCLCNYVPGVRRLGEIGDVAGLVAPRPLCVVAGDDDPIFPEAGTRRAFDRIREIYRGAGAEEQCSLFVGEGGHRFYGAGVWPFVERNL; encoded by the coding sequence ATGGTCGACCACCAGTTCGACTACGGCGAGTGGACGGGCCACGTCTCCGAGAGCACCACGCAGGTGTGTACGTACGGCGGCGAGACCGGGATAACGTTCACCGCGTGGCAGAAGACGTTCCGCGACGAGTTGCGCGAGGTCCTCGGATTCCCGGTGATACGCGACAACGGGGCGACGGACCTCGACCCGCGACGACGGGAGACGCGGGATGTGGAGGCGGGAGCGGGCCAGAACTACGAGCGACAGACGTGGAGCGTCGAGACGGAACGCGGGTTCCGCGTGCCGTTCCACCTGCTCCTTCCGAGTTCGGCGGACCCGCCGTACCCCGTCGTTCTCGCCCTCCACGGCCACGCCGAGAGCGGAAAGGACCTCGCCGCCGGCGTCGTCGAGAGCGACGCCGACCGGCGGCGCGTCTCCGAGGAGCGACGCGACATCGCGCGGCAGGCGGTCGAACGCGGGTTCGCGGCGCTTGCACCCGACATGCGCGCGTTCGGGGAGTTGGCTCGGGGGAGAGAGGAAGGCGAAGAGGGAAGCGGTTCGACGGACGGGGGACGGGCGTGCACCCGGTGGCAGAAGACCGCACAACTGGTCGGGCGGTCGTTGGTCGGAGAGCGAGTCTGGGACGCGCTCAGGCTCGTCGAGTTCGTCGAACGCCGCCCCGAACTCGACGACGACCGAATCGCGGTCACCGGTCACTCCGGAGGCGGGATGGTCGCGCTGTTTTCGGCCGCACTCGACGAACGGCTCTCTCCGGCCGCCCCCTGCGCGTCCGTCTGTTCGTTCGACCACTCCATCGTTCCGATAGACCACTGTCTCTGTAACTACGTCCCCGGCGTTCGGCGACTCGGCGAAATCGGGGACGTTGCCGGCCTCGTCGCACCGCGACCCCTCTGTGTCGTCGCGGGCGACGACGACCCCATCTTTCCGGAAGCCGGGACGAGACGCGCGTTCGACCGCATCCGCGAAATCTATCGGGGCGCGGGGGCCGAAGAGCAGTGCAGTCTGTTCGTCGGCGAGGGCGGTCACCGATTCTACGGAGCCGGCGTCTGGCCGTTCGTCGAACGGAACCTCTGA